The Engraulis encrasicolus isolate BLACKSEA-1 chromosome 11, IST_EnEncr_1.0, whole genome shotgun sequence nucleotide sequence AATAAACAGTGATGTCCACAAACACAATCTCAGTATGGGTGTGGGAGGCTTTCCAAAAACAATCGGGAATTTTTCACTTTTGCAAATGCGCCTTTTGACCTCAATTGTACTCTCCATTTCCTTTCAAAAAGTGTTGAAATGCTGGAACAAGTTCTGACATATCCCTGATTCCTACTGGGTTTCTAAAAGCTCTCTGTTGGGTTTCGTTTCAGAAGCACCACCAGTGGACTTTGAGTACACACTAAGAGCTACTAAGATTGCAAGCATACATATAAAGTCAAACTTTTACTTCCAATTCTCGGGCCAGCTAACTTGCCGTATCCACAGTTCCACTGACACCTCAACTATTCAAGTTTTTCTTTAGATGATCTTTGCCATAAAGCCCATGGACGTGATTGTTGTACATTATATTGAGTGTTGTGTAAATCATTGTCATTCCAAGATGGCAGTGTTTTGCTTGTGAAGTGCTACCTTCAAAAGCTTCAACTTTAACTTCTTCAACTTTCCTCAAAACTGTCCCTTTGATTATAACAGTACAATTATTCATAGTATAGAATACTAATTAAAGCTGGTTTAAAGTTgtctttattacattattattttctAACTTTCAGAGAGTATGCCTAAGAGAGGAACAAAAGTCCTAATCATGATCCAGCCAGAATGACTGTaataaatgcaatataatatttTATAGAGATGTCGACCACATCAAGGCCGAATCAGGGAAGAGGGCTGTTCAATGAAATGGCACTCCAGAGCATTGGCCTGGCCCAATTAGTGAGAATGAATGTACTCTCGATGAACATGATTAGTAGGAACTTTGCCACTCAGCTGTACCATTTGGGTATATTTCCCTCGGGGTAAATAACATCAGCATCTCTGTCATTTTATGCTGTTGTTTTGAGGAATGTTATTTGTCGGTGCCCAGTGCCCACCATTCATCTTAGTCTGACTGCCCTCTCACTCATGCATGACCTGTGAGGCCCTGCTCAAAGGACCGAAGATTTACTAGCTGTGTATACTTTTAATTTTACATCCATGAAAGCAATTTCATCCATtgtgtattgtttatttttttaatttctgtCTTGCTCTGTGCCATTAtgtatgcccctctctctctctctctctcgctctcgctctctccctctcaattcaCAGCAAAACATGGGTGTGCTCTCAGCTTGGCGTGGCGGAGCGAGCTTGTGTGTCTGTAATGAGAACAGACACTGGCATGAATGTAATCCAATTATAGGTGATCCAAGGACGTCTGTTTTGCAGTTTTCACTCCGCCAGACCGAGGAGCACGAGGCATGGGCGGAGAGCTGGCAACTGATGACATGGAAGACGTAGAACTGTACGGTACAATGtacagtgtgtgcgagtgtgtgtgcgtgcgtgcgtgcgtgtgtgtgtgtgtgtgtgtgtgtgtgtgtgtgtgtgtgtgtgtttgtgcgtgcgtgcgtgtgtgcttgcgtgcacatgtgtgtaggtgtatgtgagGAGGAAGGATATAAAAAAAATAGTAATTATGAAATAAGAACTTGCGTTAAAAATTAAATCAAGATGGTGACCTAATGTGTCGATATCAGATGAGTTCAGTCCATGTTGTTATGGGTTGTGGTTTCATATCTGACAAACTCACTGAGCCAAGACGGCACATTATTGTtcaaaaacattcacacacatgcatgcacacaagcgtgcacaaacacatacacacacaaacgcacaaaaacgaacccacacgcacgcacgcacacatgcacacgcacgcacacacacacacacacacacacacacaaagaaaaacaatgTTGGAGTGAAACAATATTAATCATGCCAAAGTTCTCGACCAAAGAATTCTGATGTCTTTGCATTCTCCCTGCATACCTTCAGCTTTAAGTCACCACTCCATCCTTGTTTTGAGCTGCTTCCTTCAGGCAGAAGAAACAGGTAGAGTGCCTTTGTCCAAAAAGACAGTTCATAGAAAATTATTCATTCCAAATGCAATACACACAGAGACCATTATTACTCGGCTCACACACAAACTGTGCTACATGTATGCCATACggcagattactgcacgggcctactgggcccaggcataggggcccaagagtcaagggggccctgaatccCCAAGCTtctatatatgaagggtttatttgcaaaacggtgtatctctattttgtagaatgttgggaaattgtcatttttgtattgggcattccattgaattgcattgcaaaatgcattttatataggttaaaaaagtatgttcttaaaatatttgaatggtaagaattcacacataggtggtactgtaggacctctgaacagtcatttccaataataaaatgcaagtgtcaaaaaatggagatacaccgttttgcaaataaacccttcatttccaTTCTCAAATTGCACCTTtagcaactgtattttcaaaatttCTTCGGGGGCTAACCCCCAAAACCCCCATCAACATAGACTCTCATATCTGGCCTAAAAACATGAATCCATTTGTAAACTATCAGCACCCATGTAGGCGGGGGCTTTCTTTGttgccaggcccaggggcccatggaaccaTAATCCGTCCCTGGACCTGCGGTTAGTTCTCCAATATCCAAAGCCCGCCCATCAACTCCTGTGATGCTCCACAACAttcaatgaacgcgtcagtgtGGCCAAGTTGCCTATCTTGACATTTTCAAATCACTCTGCATTTCGAAGCCAAAATTCAAGTTTTATATTCAAGTTTTTCCAACAGCTCGATGGGACGCATTTCCTGTCACTGGTTTCTCTGGTAGGTAGAGAGGAAGTCAGAGGAAAGAATGGTCAGATTGATAGCAGTTCACCCAGTATAGTATGCAGAGGCATTTCATAGACCCAGAGGGTTAAGCCCACACTTTTGGTTGAACAACAGTCGCAGAGTTGTGTAGCTGCGATAGCCAGGTTAGTCCTCCAAGAAAATGAGTTCCAAACCAGGGCTATCATACAGTAGTCTCTGAaaggcagggctgtagtactcgagtccggactcggcccgagtccggactcaagtccgtttttttatggacttggacttgtctcggacttgcaatcaattggactcggacttgtcctggactcggacactggtcttgccaaattaagcttttggactcaACCAGGTCTGTCTTCATTTTGTTTAGAACATTGGCTACCATAAATtctagagtggagcttgaaatccaacaacatacaagtttgtcttcacatccatggcatatgggttaccttcaaacatccgctttatcgttattcatccttttcattgtttaacactgaccgacatgtgactcggacttgacttggactcgaatcttttggGACTCGGTCtcgtctcggactcgaacctctttggactctgacttgtctcggacttgactcttctggtcttggacttgtcttggactctacaaaagtggacttgactacagccctgctgaaAGGGTCCCCAAACAGCATTCAATCACCTTAATTTAAATCTACATTGGCATCTCAGCTTTCTGAGGCCCTGGAATCACTTGAGGGGTCacaatacatgtagcctacagtagcctacctgtgttgcCTGTATTGCAATTCATGCTTTCGTTTTAACATTGTCAAGTCTCACACAAAGGTAAACAAAACATCAGAGTTAATACGTAAGTTCAAGtaaaacattttggaggcctaAACACCACTATAATAAATGTCGGGCCTATAGATGTGAAATCCTTGGTGTGCACTCTCATTTTACATAACTCTTTATTCAACTGCCACTGTTATCACTTTAGCTCGAGTAGTTTCCACTTTCTTGACGTAATCTGACAACATTAGAACTGAAGCACTTAAACTTTCCTGGCCTCTGAGATATTCACCCTTGAAAAACATGCTTAATTGTGATTTATTATGAAACAACGCTACCATAGCAGTGTGTTTGCTTCATATTATTCCAGTTAGGAAAACAGACGAAACAGTTGTACTATTTGAAGTATGCACTTCCACAAACAGCTGCAGAACATTGCTTTGAGGTAATTTGTCTTAGCACCGTGTTTATGTTGCTGTCCTTGTCAAGTGGACCTGTTGAAAAGATGCAGACCTGAACTCACACATTCTatattgcacacacgcacacgcacacacacacacacacgcacacacacacacgcgcgcgcacacacacacaatacacacacagacacagcacacacacacacagcacacatgacCCATTCATCTGTGTTTGATATTTATTTAGTTGACTGTAGAAACATGTCTGGAGGATTGCAACAGATAATCACCGTGGcaagaaaaaaggcttcaaagagGTCACATGCTGCTGCTGATAAAAGACTTTGGATGAAAACATAGAAAAACAAACCCCATGCTCCCTAAGTCTCAGTCTCAGTActactcaggggtgcatttctggaaagagaagttgttagcctgttagcaactttgataGTTGTCAataggaaaatgcattgaaaacaacaaagtagctaatgtagtaagcaactttggtttcgagaaatccaccccagattAAGTACTTTCACTCCTGCACCTTAAATTGTTATTTACAACGAGAAGGTTTTACAGTTCAACATTTTATCTCCAAATGGAGTTTACTTTGTCATTTTTAAATTACTTTATCTATTTTATCTACTGAAATCTCTATCAAAGAGGTTATTTTCAACAGTGGGTTAAACCTACAATGCAACTTGAAAGAAGTACATGATTAAAGTATTTACAGACTGATGTCGTACATAGTTTTACAGAGAAGCCAAACAATTAGGTAACcgtaaaaaaaaaattaggtggaaaaaaaacaaacaaaaaacattcaaATTCAGACTCATagtatacagttgtgctcatatgtttacataccccagcagaataaacgctttcttcgcgatttctcacaaaatatgaaggattacacaaaaccttttttttcactcattgctagtgactagcttaagatatttattagcaatattctgtgtttactctttcaaaagcatgatcacaacccaaactacccaaatgaccctgttcaaaagtttacataccctagtttctgatgctgaatatggccctgtttaacatcagggaccgctctaaattgtttgtggtagttgtggataaggctcttaatgttctcagatgacaaaacagcacattcttcctggcagaatggttgtttcctataatatctttgggtgtcttgctggaacctcacatttgaggtttcccctgagtgtctcaatgatgttgagatcaggagagtgagatggtcgctcaaaaaccttcattttattctttctgaagctaatgacgggttgatttggctttctgtgttgaaatattgtcatgttggcaccgttggaatttcaattcagaaatgcaatatgaggagtttggttggaatcaagccaatgggcaagggaatcattgcattgcaatgatcattgcaagggaaattgttcaggaggcataggacaaccaaaaaataacttcaggtgaaatataggacaacatgaaaaaatgttttaaactgtacaggaaagaggcacttgaggaaagatgggctgttgggggttgccaggagaaagccattaccacaaaaatgcaaacatgttattttgcatatgatacaccaaatagcacagtgagaagcatcaaaatgcctgtgttaaagtcatttggaaaaatgagatcaatatggaacttttttaggccactattaacagtaccatttggagaacagtcaatggagcctatgatgaaagttacaccatacccttctgtgaaacatggtcatggggacatttgagttacaaatgcattatacttttgatccatactcgcagaatgatgaatacattgccctgtgaaaaatactggaggaaacttgacacacatcagccttgaaactgcacatgttccattgtttggacatgccaacatgacattatttcaacacagaaagccaaatcaacccgtcactagcttcagaaagaataaaattaagtttttgagcgaccgtctcactctcctgatctcaacatcattgagccattcaagGGAagcctcaaatgtgaggttccagcaagacacccaaaaatattataggaaacaaccattctgccaggaagaatgtgctgttttgtcatctgagaacattaagagccttatccacaactaccacaaacaatttagagcggtccctgatgttaaacagggccatattcagcattagaaactagggtatgtaaacttttgaacagggtcatttgggtagtttgggttgtgatcatgcttttgaaagagtaaacacagaatattgctaataaatatcttaagctagtcactagcaatgagtgaaaaaaaggttttgtgtaatccttcatattttgtgagaaatcgcgaagaaagcgtttattctgctggggtatgtaaacatatgagcacaactgtatggtCTAATCAATGATTGCAGTCCGACAGACTCCGACTGAATAATATATAACTTATCAAATGCAGTGTGTACATCTAACTGTATGCATAATAACCTTGAATGTCCCTGGATTTGTAAAACAATTGCCCAAAAAAATGATGTCGGTCCCAACGTAACCGTACTTAGCCGGTTTCAGAAAGTGTCCCTTTGTCATTAGCTGATGAACAGATTGTCAGCGAGTGTTTTCAAGGGCAGCCATGCCCTGATGCTTAGAGAGTCTGTCTTGGAGTCGTAAGGTTAACGGTTCAAGTTCCataccatccatgactgaagtacctttTTAAGTAAGGCACtaaaacccacattgctccaggggctgtgaACAGAACCCTGTATCTAAATTGCTGtcttaagtcactttggattaagCAATAACTAATTTAATGTCAATATACATGTAATAAGTGTTTTTTGAAGTTTTACTGAGATTGGCTGAAGTATGCCTATCATATTTCCTGTAAGTGGGGAGCTGTCTACAGCCACATAACATAATGGTTTCTATTGCAGTTGTCTTTAAACACGACAGTTCATCATTAACAGCAGTAAGAGCAACACGaaagtaacaaaacaaaaatataacAGCGCATTACAACAACTACAAAATTAAATCGTATAgcataaaagttaaaaaaaagtgcTTGTTCAGTTGGATGGAATTTCAAAAGGGGGAGTTGTTCAAACGATAGGCCTACGTTGTTTTGATCAGTTAActgtctttttgttattttaaGACTTCGTTTGCTCCACAAAGTTGATATTGTATGTGACCTGGTGTCCATTGTCCCACGCGTACAGCACCTTCTCCTTGGGGTTATAGTCAATCTGCGTGGTGAAGGAGTACTCGTTGATGAACGGCAATCGCGGCGCCCGCTGCGTTCCCGTGAGCGTGTCGTAGGCGTACGACAGCTCCCCCTCCCGCTGGTTGTACACGTCCACCGCGTACAAGACGCCGCACGCCAGGAAGCAGTTGCCGTAGGACTTGCGCCTCAGGCCCGTCTTCCAGGTGGTCTCCTTCTTGATGGTCAAGTCCACGGGGTCCAGCTTGCTGACCACGATCACCTCCTGGCCACCGTAGTCGTAGTCCACCGCCGGGTAGATGACCCACAGGCCGCTCTCGTCCACCGCGAAGTCGATGTCGGAGTGTCCGCGCCACTTCCAGGGCGTGGTGTCCTCGTAGACCACGTCGTGCAGCATGGTCCAGGCCGCCACGTAGCGCATGCGCAGGTCGTACTTGATGATGTTCTTGGTGAAGGCCCGGTTGTAGTAGAAGGCGCCGTTGTAGACCACGTGGCCCGTGCCTATCCAGTTGTACGGCAGCTTGTAGAGGTTGCTCCACCGCCctgcacaaaacacaacacaaacagaaaTTACATATTTATTCTCTATATGCCGATTCAGTTGTAAGGCAGCTTGTAGAGGTTGCGCCACTGGCCTGCACAAAACATAacagaataataaaaaatattatacaTGAAAGTATTATATATTTCTTCTCTGTGCTGATTTGTAGGGGAACGAAAAgttagaaattgtgtgtgtgtgtgtgtgtgtgtgtgtgtgtgtgtgtgtgtgtgtgtgtgtgtgtgtgtgtgtgtgtgtgtgtgtgtgtgtgtgtgtgtgtgtgtgtgtgtgtgtgtgtgtctgtgtgtctgtgtgtgagagagtgtgaatgtgtgtgtgcgtgcgtgcctgcctgtgtgcgtgcatgtctgtgagagagagagagagagagagagagagagacatgcacgtatgtgcgtgtgtgtatgtgtgagcgagaGCGGGAAAATGTCAGTgattgtgtgtgagcgagcgggAAAATGTCagtgtgtgcgagtttgtgtgtgtgtgtatgtgagacacaggcaaagaaagaaagagaaagagagctttGTCAGAAATTTCAAAGAGAACCGGGTTCAGCTATAGCCCAAAGTGTTTAAGTCATTCAGCATTGTTTTCTTGGACGATGCATAGCATTACTCCTAATAGCTCCTTTGAAGAGCAGGCCAAGACCTGATGGAAATCCAAGCGTAGCGTATCCCTTGTTGAAACGCTCCTGACATATTGCATCTCTTGCCACTCACGAAGACGTTTAACAACATGTCCTGTAGTTGGACAGGGGTGAGAGACGAGGCACATATCCGCCACAGGCAGAGGCTCATGCTCATCGGGTGAAAATAAGCACAAAGGTCTCAATTTTGCGGCTATTTATTTAGACGTTTCAGTGTAATGTTTGGTTACTGTAGCCCAGGGAGTccaggggtaaaaaaaaaatcggtgTATCACGGTCCAAGTGTACAAAGTCTAAACATTTATACATCAGATTATTTTTCATAAACACGAGGAAGTATTAAATCCTGGAGAGATGGCAGAAGTATGAATATTATCTGGTGAGCTCAGTCAGAAGTGGTTCAAATTGGGCCCTGGAGAGCTTTGAAGCTCTCCGGAGGTATTTGGGTTATGCTGTTTGCATTGCACTCATACGTGTGTTAAAAATTCGGCATCGGGCACTTGAAAGCCAGTTAtttttttagtttatttagttcaTATTATGAGCTGTTTTGGAACCCTCTTTGTTTAATCCATGGATACTCTTTGAAACCGAAATAGAAAGATTTGATGTATTTACAGAGGACCTGCATTTTTGCATGATACCACCATACACACTTGGGTAACTCTACACTGTTGTTGACCACCTAGAAAACGAGATATTTTATCCCAACAATTACAACAATGATGAATTTGTTTGACTGTACATTTCAGTGGGGAAGCTTCAAAATAGGGTGAATCAGAGAGGACCCTCACCTTGTTTGAAGTTCTCCAGGTTGCGGAACTCCACCAGGTTGTTGCCATAGTAATAGTTTGTAACGTAGATCTTGGAGTCTTTGGCCAGTGGGTCCTTCATCCAGGCTCCCTCGTTCCTCCCGTAACTATTGTGCTTCACGGGCATCTCCACTGAGGCGATGGTTCCTTCGCACTCCACCTCCTTCCCTgggtcacaaacacacatgcacgcacgcatgaacacaccgacacccccacccccacccacacacacacacacgcacacgcacacacacgagaaagGCGTTATATTAAAACAGGGTAAGATATCTTGGGAAAatggtgcacagacagacagaccacagaCCACATAGGTGTTATGTTAACAGTCCAGCCAACACCCTAGCCTGTTACATGAGCCTGTTATCGCCTTTGCCATCAGTGACGAACGAATATGAATTATAGGGGAACAGCGGAGACAGAGATTAATTATGTTTGTTATCATTGTAAATCAAACGTCTCGAGAGAGATGTGATTTAGCACTCTTTTGCTTGTGCAACATACTGCGTTACACCACTCGGCAGTTCAGTACATCCATGTTCTGAGCAAACATTAAGGAAATAGTCCAGCGCGCCTCCCACCACTTTATCGCGCTTCCTGTGTAAAAAGATGCTCTTGGGAGGCCTGGTGTGGAATTCATTTGCGGGGAAGATGTTGGAAGACGATCATGTAAATAAAATGTGCGCAGTGTaagtatatttgtgctattgcaTTTCCAAATAATCTGTCCGCAAACGAGGGGGGTGGTAGTGGGCAATGACATCACAATCAAGCCGTTGCAGAGACGAAATAATAACCCTAACAAAAATTTAGCAGCAAACCTGTTGTTAATTTGAGGCAAAATGTTGCTGTAAACTTGAGACAGCATTGCCAAAGGTTGACCACAAGTGCTTGCCAGAGGCCTAACATTTTAGTAACGGATTTACGTTCCcttcacacacaaaacaagcatTTTACTACAGTGACGAATGGTACACAGACCATAAAACCTTCTTGGCAATTTGATTTCTTTTTAATATCTTCAATGTCTTCACTTAATGATGATTCTGGTCAAAAGAGCTTTGAtgtaggcaactggacttctCTTGTTTGGAACTTGAAGATGTTTCATGCCTCAATGACAATATTTATGTCATAGTACATTGATTATGTATTTGTGCCTTACTTATATACACTACAGTATAAGGGAAATCAGGCCACTTTTATAGTTTGCTGTAACCAGAATAGCAATGGTCATCATGTAACGTCTGTGTAATGTCATCGTAGTTTAGTACTATGGTAACTGGTGACTAtttcagtgttccactggtggttAGAGTGCATTATGAGGCTAAAATCAATATACGAGTCATTTGCTatgttttatatacagtatgaagagtttggttgcaaaatgacttgcagccattttttgcattttatcattGGTAATGATTGTTCAGACGTccttcatctatgtgtgaattcttgccacatAGAACATACTTCTAGGACATACTTTTTAAACTTATATAAAATGCAatctaatgcaatgcaatgcaatgcctaatacaaaaaaaatgtacatttcccaaaatgtttcaaaacggatatacattacagtaaataattttgcaacgaagctcttcatATGCAAACCATTGTCGTACGGGGAGACAATGAGGACTTCTGGATCTTTCTTACCGGCTTTGTCTGCTGAATGGCGGCTGCTGTTATCCAAGTTGTCTATCACCAGCATGTAGGTGGGGGCCGGCTGGGCCAGCCTGGTCACCGCCCCCCGGTGGGTGGCCTtcctggtagtggtggtggtggtggtagtggtggtgaccggagctgatgtggtggtggtagtcGTGGTGACAGGGGCAGTGGTGGTTGAGGGAGTGACGATTCTCAGGGCGACTGTGTCACCCTTTTCGTTTTCCGAGGCACCCGGGTCGCCATCGGCGGGGCTTTCGGTCGGCTCGACCTCATGGAGGGTGTCGGCGTCCTCGGGCTTGTCCTCGTCGCGATGAGCATCTCTGCTGTCAGAGCTGGAGCTGTGGCCGTGAGTCTTGGGTGTGTTCTCTAACAGAAACAGACAAACGGAGAAGGAGGTgatgagagatgggagagaaagagagattaaagagagaaggagagagagccagagagagagaaagacatagatacaagagatagagatatatacagtcccaggaaaaagtttgtacaccctttggaatttcttacctttctgtcaaaattggtcataaaacatggtctgatcttcccggaaatcacaagaaggaacaaccagagtctgctttaactaattcaacccaaacatttacaagttttcatattttcattggccataagatgtaaacattcacaggacagcaaggcataagtaagtacacccttgcattcaatatagttagtcgcaataacctcaaccagatgtttcctgtagttgcggatgagattaacaaaacaatctgtttgtatctggtctccctcttctttagaaaactgcctctcgtcagcaaggtttgtgggatgtctggagtgcatagctttcttgacttcatgccatataatctcaattggttttttttcagggctttgactgggagtgtgtatttcattattatgaagccattctaaagtcgatttgcttctaaagtattggttgttgtcacatttcagcacccatcctcttgtgtgcttcaactgtgtgacagactacctcactttttttctgtaaaatatctcgataaacttctgagttcattgttccactgataatagcaaactgaaaagggcctgaggcagcaaggtagccgcatataatgatgctcccgccaccatactcaaaggtggagatgatgttttggtgaaggtgtggttctccagttctcctccaaacatgacattgtgtgttcccctgaacaattcaactttggtttcaacgttggtctacagaatattttgcagtaattctatgaagcacataaatgctttttcgcaaacctcaaaggtgcagcaatatttttttggacagaaaccccattaattttagattggcagaatgaatcccatttttagctattcttggttacatctcctcttctgagtatggtggcgggagcatcattatatgcggctaccttgctgcctcaggcccttgacagtttgctattatcagtggaacaatgaactcaagtttattgtgatattttacagaaaaaacgtgaggaagtctgtcacacagttgaagcacacaagaggatgggtgctgaaatgtgacaacaacccatactttaaaagcaaatcgactttagaatggcttcataataatgaaatacgcaTTCTGAAATAGCACAGTCAAagaacaattgagattatatggcattaagtcaagaaagctatgcactccagacatcccacaaaccttgctgacgagaggcagttctctaaagaagagggagacaatataaaaacagattgttttgttaatctgatctgcaactacaggacaagtctggttgatgatattgcaactactgagggttaaaacctacatgcaagggtgtacttacttatgccctgctctcctgtgaatgttatggccttatgaccaatacaaatatgataacatgtaaatgtttgggtggaattaattaaagcaga carries:
- the LOC134457722 gene encoding olfactomedin-like protein 2A, whose product is MRDLASIVVFVLLMFQHVKAESKIFGETEPVRMTSEGSDCRCKCIMRPLTRDACARLRSGQVRVEDFYTVETVSQGSDCKCSCTAPPSSLNPCENEWKMEKLKKQAPELLKLHTMVDLLEGTLFSMDLLKVHAYMRKVVSQMNNLEETIKVNLTRENDFVRDSLSSLTNQMKRYDNYTDIMVGIKKEINKLGLQLLQKDSGAPPNGKVQDTAGDKAKEAAKYPPAKKADKPKPPPKAAKEKLVKPKKEVAAKPDPAGQGPKVKAAGHQPGVIRGITYYKATNAETGGRDGGGGSSSTNSRGKKESPLRKSSEILKIPNVPQTNLVSTFGHENTPKTHGHSSSSDSRDAHRDEDKPEDADTLHEVEPTESPADGDPGASENEKGDTVALRIVTPSTTTAPVTTTTTTTSAPVTTTTTTTTTTRKATHRGAVTRLAQPAPTYMLVIDNLDNSSRHSADKAGKEVECEGTIASVEMPVKHNSYGRNEGAWMKDPLAKDSKIYVTNYYYGNNLVEFRNLENFKQGRWSNLYKLPYNWIGTGHVVYNGAFYYNRAFTKNIIKYDLRMRYVAAWTMLHDVVYEDTTPWKWRGHSDIDFAVDESGLWVIYPAVDYDYGGQEVIVVSKLDPVDLTIKKETTWKTGLRRKSYGNCFLACGVLYAVDVYNQREGELSYAYDTLTGTQRAPRLPFINEYSFTTQIDYNPKEKVLYAWDNGHQVTYNINFVEQTKS